The following coding sequences lie in one Arachis stenosperma cultivar V10309 chromosome 5, arast.V10309.gnm1.PFL2, whole genome shotgun sequence genomic window:
- the LOC130981360 gene encoding uncharacterized protein LOC130981360, translated as MEKLKKINGEAWEYHTRFDPRVWVKAYLNHGPKVDSLTNNMCESWNAEIKKYRVKSILTMCEELCCYVIRRMKKHITLLSAYLGKLAPIQQKRLGQMIKPSNRWNVKWTGDNERKRFEVSRKTSRVDVDLMKHTCSSNMWQLTGMPCIHAIAAIRKKHDKPEDYMHKWLCMESIHLTYAHSIQPVFSEEYWHRTGYIKSDPLPIKRPIGRPKVHKRKKDPIEDLIQGDKVRKTFRITCRKCGEKGHNYKTCKEEPSNPNWKPKTRKPKHQNSSSQALVNFRYPNLLQSLRLARIEHTTNSSS; from the exons atggaaaagcttaagaagattAATGGAGAGGCATGGGAGTATCATACAAGATTTGATCCTCGGGTGTGGGTGAAGGCTTACCTTAACCATGGGCCGAAGGTTGATTCTTTGACAAATAATATGTGTGAATCCTGGAATGCCGAAATCAAAAAGTACAGAGTGAAGTCCATTCTTACAATGTGTGAAGAGTTGTGCTGTTATGTCATAAGGAGAATGAAGAAGCATATCACTCTACTATCAGCATATCTTGGAAAGCTTGCTCCAATACAGCAAAAAAGACTTGGCCAAATGATTAAGCCCAGCAATAGATGGAATGTAAAATGGACAGGTGACAACGAGAGGAAGCGGTTTGAAGTGAGTCGCAAGACATCAAGAGTTGATGTTGATTTGATGAAGCATACATGTTCAAGCAATATGTGGCAACTAACAG GAATGCCTTGTATTCATGCGATTGCTGCTATTAGGAAGAAGCATGACAAGCCAGAAGATTATATGCACAAATGGCTTTGCATGGAGTCCATCCATCTGACGTATGCACACTCTATCCAACCAGTTTTCAGTGAAGAATATTGGCATAGAACAGGTTACATCAAGTCAGATCCTCTACCCATCAAGAGGCCGATTGGTAGGCCAAAGGTGCATAAAAGAAAGAAGGATCCAATAGAGGATTTGATCCAAGGGGACAAGGTAAGAAAAACATTTCGCATAACATGCAGAAAGTGCGGCGAGAAGGGTCACAACTACAAGACGTGCAAGGAAGAACCATCTAATCCTAATTGGAAGCCTAAAACTAGGAAGCCAAAGCACCAAAACTCAAGTAGTCAAGCACTAGTGAACTTCCGTTATCCCAATCTACTCCAGAGCCTGAG GCTGGCCAGAATTGAACACACAACAAACAGCTCCAGCTGA